Proteins co-encoded in one Pseudarthrobacter chlorophenolicus A6 genomic window:
- a CDS encoding 3-oxoacid CoA-transferase subunit B — protein MSLTETSIKTSETALGRDDLARLVARDIAPGSFVNLGIGQPTLVSNYLTDEQNITLHTENGMLGMGPEATGGEIDEDLINAGKIPVTELPGASYFHHADSFAIMRGGHLDICVLGAFQVSATGDLANWHTGAPGAIPAVGGAMDLATGAKDVFVMMTLLTREGASKIVESCTYPLTGVGCVTRVYTDKAVFLTGPDGVTVRETFGTTLEELQELVPVPLKAASVIGG, from the coding sequence ATGAGCCTCACCGAAACCAGCATCAAGACCTCCGAAACCGCCTTGGGCCGCGATGACCTCGCCCGGCTCGTGGCCCGCGACATCGCCCCGGGCTCGTTCGTGAACCTTGGCATCGGCCAGCCCACCCTGGTGTCCAACTACCTTACCGATGAACAGAACATCACGCTCCACACCGAGAACGGGATGCTCGGCATGGGCCCCGAAGCCACGGGCGGGGAGATTGATGAGGACCTCATCAACGCGGGCAAGATCCCCGTCACCGAACTCCCGGGTGCGTCCTACTTCCACCACGCAGACTCCTTCGCGATCATGCGCGGCGGCCACCTGGACATCTGCGTCCTGGGCGCCTTCCAGGTCTCCGCCACCGGGGACCTCGCCAACTGGCACACCGGCGCACCCGGGGCGATCCCCGCCGTCGGCGGCGCCATGGACCTCGCCACCGGCGCCAAGGACGTCTTCGTCATGATGACCCTCCTGACCCGCGAAGGCGCGTCCAAGATCGTGGAGTCCTGCACCTACCCGCTCACCGGGGTCGGCTGCGTCACCCGCGTCTACACCGACAAAGCCGTCTTCCTCACCGGCCCCGACGGCGTCACCGTCCGCGAAACCTTCGGCACCACCCTGGAGGAACTCCAGGAACTGGTCCCCGTCCCGCTTAAGGCCGCATCCGTAATCGGTGGTTGA